One stretch of Cohnella algarum DNA includes these proteins:
- a CDS encoding helix-turn-helix transcriptional regulator encodes MTRPYFSILMKHLEQMNVDVTAASETTLAAADTRGDGLDAYDCNRFIYVVRGVGRLLLENEEIALKPGCSSIVFAGTRHDIRAGGEADFAFKWCHFRDGYGDWNMYRLLRLPYAVKIETEEAERLLDKMKRLSLESGPTSKLRIKAAILELISSYLEHLPENAGKETEAPNQEMEKIGIVLRYIDEHIGENLTVEELARQVFLHPNYFIVFFKSMMGCSPIQYVNQRRMEIARSLLLKPECNVSDVANRIGMKIYYFSRMFKSHTGLAPSRYRKLAGIFPGMEERERPEKEDGF; translated from the coding sequence ATGACCCGTCCTTATTTTAGCATATTAATGAAGCATCTCGAACAAATGAACGTGGATGTGACGGCTGCATCCGAGACGACGCTCGCGGCCGCGGATACGCGCGGCGACGGATTGGACGCGTACGATTGCAACCGGTTTATTTACGTCGTTCGCGGGGTAGGGAGACTGCTGCTGGAAAACGAAGAAATCGCATTGAAACCGGGCTGCAGCAGCATCGTCTTCGCGGGAACCCGGCACGATATCCGGGCCGGAGGCGAAGCGGATTTCGCGTTCAAGTGGTGCCATTTCCGGGACGGCTACGGCGACTGGAATATGTACCGCCTGCTGCGGCTCCCGTACGCGGTGAAAATCGAAACGGAAGAAGCGGAGCGGCTGCTGGATAAAATGAAGCGCCTGTCGCTCGAATCCGGACCGACCTCCAAACTTCGAATCAAAGCCGCCATCCTGGAGCTGATCAGCTCCTATCTCGAGCATTTGCCCGAAAACGCGGGCAAGGAGACCGAGGCGCCGAACCAGGAAATGGAGAAAATCGGCATCGTCCTCCGCTACATCGACGAGCACATCGGCGAGAACTTGACCGTCGAGGAGTTGGCTCGGCAAGTGTTTTTGCATCCGAACTATTTTATCGTGTTTTTCAAAAGCATGATGGGATGCTCCCCGATTCAGTACGTGAACCAGCGCCGAATGGAAATCGCCCGGAGCCTGCTGCTCAAGCCGGAATGCAACGTTTCCGACGTGGCCAACCGAATCGGCATGAAAATATATTACTTTTCCCGGATGTTCAAGTCGCATACGGGGCTGGCGCCCAGCCGTTACCGCAAATTGGCCGGCATTTTTCCGGGCATGGAAGAGAGGGAGCGGCCGGAGAAGGAGGACGGCTTTTAA
- a CDS encoding YneF family protein gives MSAWNIVIPIVTLIVGAVLGFIFGVFYLRNQMTRMQNDPEMLQKMAKQMGYNMNKQQLQKAQQMLSKQNGKPRRK, from the coding sequence GTGAGCGCTTGGAACATCGTAATTCCGATCGTGACGCTTATCGTCGGCGCGGTGCTCGGATTTATTTTCGGGGTATTCTACTTGAGAAATCAAATGACCCGCATGCAAAACGACCCGGAAATGCTGCAAAAGATGGCGAAGCAGATGGGCTACAATATGAATAAGCAGCAGCTGCAGAAAGCGCAGCAAATGCTGAGCAAACAAAACGGCAAACCCCGGCGCAAATAG
- a CDS encoding methylated-DNA--[protein]-cysteine S-methyltransferase, with translation MRNRGFINQREPKAEIKWTELESPAGTLLLCRTDDGICRLDFGGWSEREPFLAAWARQWWRDFAFVRAADDSMLKDTIRQLADYFRGNTTEFKVPLDMRGTVFQRRVWEALCDVGYGSTASYRDIAAAIGQPKAVRAVGGANNRNPVPIIVPCHRIIGANGALVGYGGGLDVKERLLALERTKAKAAVE, from the coding sequence ATGCGGAACAGAGGTTTCATCAACCAACGCGAGCCTAAGGCGGAAATCAAGTGGACGGAGCTGGAATCGCCGGCCGGTACGCTGCTTTTGTGCCGGACGGATGACGGAATATGCCGGCTCGATTTCGGCGGCTGGAGCGAGCGCGAGCCGTTCCTTGCGGCCTGGGCGAGGCAGTGGTGGCGGGATTTCGCTTTCGTACGCGCGGCGGACGATTCGATGCTGAAAGATACGATTCGCCAACTCGCCGATTATTTCCGGGGAAATACGACGGAATTCAAGGTGCCGCTCGATATGCGCGGCACCGTCTTCCAGCGCCGGGTGTGGGAAGCGCTTTGCGATGTCGGCTACGGCAGTACCGCATCCTATCGCGACATAGCGGCCGCCATCGGCCAACCCAAGGCGGTGAGGGCGGTGGGAGGCGCGAACAACCGCAATCCGGTTCCGATCATCGTGCCGTGCCACCGCATCATCGGCGCGAACGGAGCCCTGGTCGGCTACGGCGGCGGACTTGACGTCAAGGAACGGCTGCTGGCGCTGGAACGGACGAAAGCGAAAGCGGCGGTTGAATGA
- a CDS encoding DUF402 domain-containing protein → MESSGKSSLSPYERCIIKSFKNNGSLHRVWLENWQVPDRLLHPRHAEQSMWIFVNDHTTIREADGKEWISRVPAVSFFIPGHWFNIVALLEDKGVRYYCNIASPPYRYDDVLTYIDYDLDVVLFPDGAMQELDRDEYDRHKEEYRYSPFVRDRVEEGLMKLQARIAAQSEPFDEAEVRRYYAEWKGQSIGKGDVSL, encoded by the coding sequence ATGGAGAGCAGCGGAAAGTCGTCCTTATCCCCTTATGAACGCTGTATCATCAAAAGCTTTAAAAACAACGGCTCGCTGCACCGGGTCTGGCTGGAAAATTGGCAGGTGCCGGACCGTTTGCTTCATCCCCGCCATGCGGAGCAGTCCATGTGGATCTTCGTCAACGACCATACGACGATCAGGGAAGCGGACGGCAAGGAATGGATCAGCCGCGTGCCCGCGGTGTCTTTTTTTATTCCGGGCCATTGGTTCAATATCGTGGCCTTGCTCGAAGACAAGGGAGTCCGTTATTACTGCAATATCGCCTCCCCTCCTTACCGGTACGACGACGTGTTGACCTACATCGATTACGATTTGGATGTCGTGCTGTTTCCGGACGGCGCCATGCAGGAGCTCGACCGCGACGAATACGATCGGCACAAGGAAGAATACCGGTACAGTCCGTTCGTGCGCGACAGGGTCGAGGAAGGGCTGATGAAGCTTCAAGCGCGGATCGCGGCGCAAAGCGAACCGTTCGACGAAGCGGAGGTACGGCGCTATTATGCCGAATGGAAAGGCCAATCGATCGGCAAAGGAGACGTTAGCCTATGA
- the lepB gene encoding signal peptidase I, translated as MSERPSFDAVTPGRTRASRPERPAWAKELRDWAKALLVALVVVVLLRAYVFQLSTVKSISMEPTLHEKQWLFVNKLSYRFGSPDRGDVVILKDPSDGPDRKSLLVKRVIGIPGDKLEIRGGHLYVNGELRIEPYTDSPIEDGDFGPVTVSEGHYFVMGDNRHLGSSKDSRTFDEVPESFVKGRAEAILWPITRWSGL; from the coding sequence ATGAGCGAAAGGCCCTCTTTTGACGCTGTTACTCCCGGCAGAACCCGCGCTTCCCGGCCCGAGCGGCCCGCTTGGGCCAAGGAGCTGCGGGATTGGGCGAAGGCGCTTTTGGTCGCCTTGGTCGTCGTTGTTTTACTGAGGGCTTACGTATTTCAGCTGTCGACGGTAAAAAGCATTTCGATGGAACCGACCTTGCATGAGAAGCAGTGGCTGTTCGTGAACAAACTTTCTTATCGATTCGGCAGTCCGGATCGGGGAGACGTCGTGATCCTGAAAGACCCGAGCGACGGTCCGGACCGGAAAAGCCTGCTCGTGAAGCGGGTAATCGGAATTCCGGGCGACAAGCTCGAAATCCGGGGCGGCCATCTGTACGTCAACGGCGAACTGCGGATCGAGCCGTATACCGATTCGCCGATCGAGGACGGCGACTTCGGGCCGGTGACGGTGAGCGAGGGGCACTATTTCGTAATGGGCGACAATCGCCATCTCGGTTCCAGCAAGGACAGCCGGACGTTCGACGAAGTTCCGGAAAGCTTCGTCAAGGGCAGGGCGGAAGCGATTTTGTGGCCGATCACCCGGTGGTCGGGGCTATAA
- the mutY gene encoding A/G-specific adenine glycosylase, translating to MNETELKAYFSRGLLEWYRSQKRDLPWRRSRDPYRIWISEIMLQQTRVDTVIPYYNRFVERFPTVRELAEAPEEDVLKLWEGLGYYSRARNLQAAAKQVTELYGGSIPDDKEAVSGLKGVGPYTLGAIMSIAFNRPVPAVDGNVMRVLSRFFCIDDDIARPATRGKMEVLAEELIPEGEAGEFNQALMELGALVCTPRSPHCLTCPVMECCAGRLAGRETELPVKSKAKPPKPQHRLAVLAVRPDDGRVLVRQRPEQGLLAKLWELPHVEAADVESWRSDEAGPDWLAGALAAEGLRVLPRRYAGEAEHVFSHLHWYLRVWEADGAGFAEAAEGAKPASAARETLSPYEVGDAAKTEGREALPDSYRWIDREQFEALAWPNVFRKILDDHFARAAGER from the coding sequence ATGAACGAAACCGAACTCAAGGCTTATTTTTCCCGCGGGCTCCTGGAATGGTACCGATCCCAGAAAAGGGACTTGCCCTGGCGAAGAAGCCGCGACCCGTACCGGATCTGGATCTCGGAAATCATGCTTCAGCAAACGAGGGTCGATACGGTCATCCCGTATTACAACCGTTTCGTCGAGCGCTTCCCGACCGTGCGCGAATTGGCCGAAGCGCCGGAGGAGGACGTTCTCAAGCTGTGGGAAGGGCTCGGCTATTATTCGCGGGCCCGCAATCTGCAGGCCGCCGCGAAGCAGGTGACCGAGCTTTACGGCGGCTCTATTCCCGACGACAAAGAGGCGGTGTCCGGATTGAAGGGCGTCGGGCCCTATACGCTCGGAGCGATCATGAGCATCGCCTTCAACCGGCCGGTGCCCGCGGTGGACGGCAACGTCATGCGGGTGCTGTCGCGATTTTTTTGCATCGACGACGATATCGCCCGGCCGGCGACGCGCGGCAAAATGGAAGTGCTCGCCGAGGAGCTGATCCCCGAGGGGGAGGCCGGCGAGTTCAACCAGGCGCTGATGGAGCTCGGCGCCCTCGTCTGCACGCCGCGTTCGCCGCATTGCCTGACCTGCCCGGTCATGGAATGCTGCGCGGGCAGGCTGGCAGGACGGGAAACGGAGCTGCCGGTCAAAAGCAAGGCGAAGCCGCCGAAGCCGCAGCACCGGCTCGCCGTGCTGGCGGTGCGGCCGGACGACGGCCGGGTGCTCGTCCGGCAGCGGCCGGAGCAGGGGCTGCTGGCGAAGCTGTGGGAGCTGCCGCACGTCGAGGCGGCGGACGTCGAGTCGTGGCGGTCGGACGAAGCCGGCCCCGACTGGCTTGCGGGCGCGCTGGCCGCCGAAGGCTTGCGCGTGCTGCCGCGCCGCTATGCCGGCGAGGCGGAGCACGTGTTTTCGCACCTGCATTGGTATTTGCGGGTGTGGGAGGCGGACGGCGCCGGCTTCGCCGAGGCGGCCGAAGGGGCCAAGCCCGCCTCGGCGGCGCGCGAGACGTTATCGCCGTATGAAGTCGGCGATGCCGCAAAGACCGAAGGCCGGGAAGCGCTGCCCGATTCGTACCGGTGGATCGATCGGGAACAGTTCGAGGCGCTCGCCTGGCCCAACGTTTTCCGCAAAATTCTCGACGATCATTTTGCCCGGGCGGCCGGGGAGCGCTAG
- a CDS encoding GNAT family N-acetyltransferase yields MKIRTFQLSDYRSVSDLLEVSLSEECCKETLKALARQLSWDSELVLVAEEEEEILGVMIGTIDKQNGYVYRIAVHPDHRRRGVGRSLVTALNARFRQRNVLKVLVAVDKHNEHLQPFYERLGDAPDMVKLNRPLSIVAG; encoded by the coding sequence ATGAAAATTCGCACGTTTCAACTGTCGGATTACCGGTCTGTTTCCGATTTGCTGGAGGTTTCATTGTCGGAAGAGTGTTGCAAGGAGACGTTGAAGGCTCTGGCCCGTCAATTGTCTTGGGATAGCGAATTGGTTCTCGTCGCGGAGGAAGAAGAGGAAATTTTGGGCGTCATGATCGGAACGATCGACAAGCAAAACGGCTACGTATACCGAATTGCGGTTCATCCGGATCACCGCCGCCGCGGAGTCGGCCGGTCGCTGGTGACGGCGCTGAACGCCAGGTTCCGTCAACGCAACGTCCTTAAAGTTTTGGTCGCGGTGGACAAGCATAACGAGCATCTGCAGCCTTTTTACGAAAGATTGGGAGACGCCCCGGACATGGTCAAGCTGAACAGGCCTTTGTCGATCGTTGCCGGATAA
- a CDS encoding HD-GYP domain-containing protein has protein sequence MRLVDIEAVEPGQTLGRTIFSANGTVLLSAGVQLTVFMISTLKRLGVTMVYISDPLFQDVTIEEVLSESTKHAVIQQMSEAFDALRSGKTFNTKAISTTVGQLLEDVMRNQNVLVQLSDIRTADNAAYIHAMNVCMMSTLVGLNMGLNMIQLKELAIGAMLHDIGKLDAPDKEQEEGRLHHAWRGFEMLKMKREYSLLTAHVAFQHHEWIDGTGQPRGLGGEEIHLYAKIVAVANVYDNLLTDLSEGRRILPHEAVERLNALSGTQLEREVLVEFLRIVSVYPNGISVRLSNRQTGVVVGQHRGLPGRPVVRVIDKAGDEAVGATEIDLSQHPTIFVEAVLL, from the coding sequence ATGAGACTGGTCGATATCGAAGCGGTTGAGCCCGGGCAGACGCTCGGCAGGACGATTTTTTCGGCGAATGGGACGGTGCTTCTCTCCGCGGGCGTGCAATTAACGGTATTTATGATTAGCACGCTTAAGCGGTTGGGCGTTACGATGGTCTACATAAGCGATCCGCTGTTTCAGGACGTGACGATCGAAGAAGTGTTGTCGGAAAGCACGAAGCATGCGGTCATCCAGCAAATGTCGGAAGCGTTCGATGCGCTGCGGTCGGGCAAGACGTTCAACACGAAAGCGATCAGCACGACGGTGGGCCAATTGCTCGAGGACGTCATGCGGAACCAAAACGTGCTCGTGCAGCTTTCGGACATCCGGACCGCCGATAATGCGGCGTACATTCACGCGATGAACGTCTGCATGATGTCCACGTTGGTCGGCCTGAATATGGGGCTCAACATGATCCAGCTCAAGGAGCTTGCGATCGGGGCGATGCTGCACGACATCGGAAAGCTGGACGCCCCGGACAAGGAGCAGGAGGAAGGCCGGCTTCATCATGCTTGGCGCGGCTTCGAAATGCTGAAGATGAAGCGGGAGTACAGCCTGCTGACGGCCCACGTCGCGTTCCAGCACCACGAATGGATCGACGGCACGGGGCAGCCGCGCGGGCTCGGAGGCGAAGAGATCCACCTGTACGCGAAGATCGTGGCCGTAGCCAACGTGTACGACAATCTGCTGACGGATTTGTCCGAAGGAAGGCGGATTCTTCCGCACGAAGCGGTGGAACGGCTGAACGCGCTTTCCGGAACGCAGCTTGAACGCGAGGTGCTGGTCGAGTTTTTGCGCATCGTTTCCGTTTATCCGAACGGGATCTCGGTGCGGCTGTCCAACCGTCAGACGGGCGTCGTCGTGGGACAGCACCGGGGGCTGCCGGGCCGGCCGGTCGTGCGCGTCATCGACAAGGCGGGAGACGAAGCGGTCGGAGCGACGGAAATCGATTTGTCGCAGCACCCGACGATTTTCGTGGAAGCGGTGCTTCTGTAA
- a CDS encoding GNAT family N-acetyltransferase, producing the protein MIDQCSRSAEPDRLNEASGTKAPAPNRHQIEGERIEQLTLNAWPGLRQFVRDGWLIRLSEGFTKRANSVQPLWGPPAETGRTLQEKIGACEEIYRNAGLPAVFKITPFAASRHLDGLLQSFGYDLLEPSAVKSAALAGLPQPKTDDIGVERSPSVRWMELVSEWLDYSPEQTSAARRIMEAAPDAKGFFTLFCEGKPVACGMGVVEDRYVGLYEIVTNPECRNRGFGEQLLLHILHWGAACGADTGYLQVVQANAPAVRLYDKLGFRTVYAYWYRRRGCG; encoded by the coding sequence GTGATCGACCAATGCAGCCGTTCGGCGGAGCCGGATCGCTTGAACGAAGCTTCCGGAACGAAAGCTCCGGCGCCGAACCGGCATCAAATCGAGGGCGAACGCATCGAACAGCTGACCTTGAACGCATGGCCGGGATTGCGCCAGTTCGTCCGCGACGGCTGGCTCATCCGGTTGTCCGAGGGCTTCACGAAACGGGCCAACTCCGTTCAGCCGCTTTGGGGCCCGCCGGCGGAAACCGGACGAACGCTGCAAGAAAAAATCGGAGCCTGCGAGGAAATTTACCGTAACGCGGGTCTTCCGGCCGTGTTTAAAATAACGCCTTTTGCCGCCTCCCGGCATCTGGACGGCTTGCTTCAGTCGTTCGGGTACGACCTCCTCGAACCTTCGGCCGTTAAGTCGGCGGCTCTCGCCGGACTGCCGCAGCCGAAGACGGACGACATTGGCGTAGAGCGGTCTCCTTCCGTGCGCTGGATGGAGCTTGTTTCCGAGTGGCTCGACTATTCGCCCGAGCAGACGTCGGCCGCCCGCCGAATCATGGAAGCGGCGCCCGACGCCAAAGGCTTTTTCACCTTGTTTTGCGAAGGAAAGCCCGTCGCTTGCGGCATGGGCGTCGTCGAGGACCGCTATGTCGGGCTGTATGAAATCGTGACGAATCCGGAATGCCGCAATCGGGGATTCGGGGAGCAGCTGCTGCTGCACATTTTGCATTGGGGAGCTGCTTGCGGAGCCGATACCGGCTACTTGCAGGTCGTTCAGGCCAACGCTCCGGCCGTTCGCCTTTACGACAAGCTGGGCTTCCGAACCGTCTACGCTTATTGGTACCGCAGGAGAGGCTGCGGGTGA
- the queG gene encoding tRNA epoxyqueuosine(34) reductase QueG gives MTTANRSPARSAEFWRKLKEEMVKAAPELGIDKIGVASADPFAELKERLLRHRELGRESGFEEPDLDKRTNPALLFDEPKSIIAIAVAYPSKLHNPPVSEPGRRRGILSRSAWGEDYHHVLNRRLERLAAWLAERVPEARGASMVDTGALSDRAVAERAGIGWSGKNTMILTREWGSWVYLGEMITNLPLPPDTPAEEGCGDCTLCIDACPTGALVGPGELDAQKCVSFQTQTKGIVSDEMMLKIGNRLYGCDTCQIVCPANRGKDARHHAELLPDAETAKPLLRPLLAMGNREFKEKFGASAAAWRGRKPIQRNALIGLGNFRDASSVPDIVRVLREDPRYELRATAAWALGRIGGVDAEAALREAAVSDADDRVKEAAERALARLREGDSGGEAKRRRPAKPKTPVRQ, from the coding sequence ATGACGACGGCAAATCGTTCTCCCGCGCGGAGCGCGGAGTTTTGGCGGAAGTTGAAGGAGGAGATGGTGAAAGCCGCTCCGGAGCTTGGCATCGACAAAATCGGCGTCGCGTCGGCGGATCCGTTCGCGGAATTGAAGGAACGGCTGCTCCGCCACCGCGAGCTCGGGCGGGAGTCCGGCTTCGAGGAGCCGGATTTGGACAAACGGACGAATCCGGCGCTGCTGTTCGACGAGCCGAAGTCGATCATCGCGATTGCCGTCGCCTACCCGTCCAAGCTGCATAACCCGCCGGTGTCCGAACCCGGGCGCAGACGGGGGATTTTGTCCCGTTCGGCATGGGGCGAGGATTACCACCATGTGCTGAACCGCAGGCTGGAGCGGCTTGCCGCCTGGCTGGCGGAGCGGGTGCCCGAAGCCCGGGGCGCGTCGATGGTCGACACCGGCGCCCTGTCGGACCGGGCGGTGGCGGAAAGGGCCGGCATCGGCTGGAGCGGCAAAAACACGATGATTCTGACCCGCGAATGGGGCTCGTGGGTCTATTTGGGCGAAATGATCACCAACTTGCCCTTGCCGCCGGATACGCCGGCCGAGGAAGGCTGCGGCGACTGCACGCTTTGCATCGACGCTTGTCCGACCGGCGCGCTCGTCGGCCCGGGGGAGCTGGACGCGCAGAAGTGCGTTTCGTTTCAGACGCAAACGAAGGGAATCGTATCCGACGAGATGATGCTGAAAATCGGCAACCGCTTGTACGGTTGCGATACGTGCCAGATCGTTTGCCCGGCGAACCGGGGCAAGGACGCCCGGCACCATGCGGAGCTGCTGCCCGACGCGGAGACGGCGAAGCCGCTGCTGCGGCCGCTGCTCGCAATGGGCAATCGGGAGTTCAAGGAAAAGTTCGGAGCGAGCGCGGCCGCCTGGCGCGGCCGCAAGCCGATTCAGCGCAACGCGCTCATCGGGCTCGGCAACTTTCGCGATGCGTCGTCCGTGCCGGACATCGTCCGCGTGCTGCGCGAAGACCCGCGTTACGAGCTGCGGGCTACGGCGGCCTGGGCGCTTGGCCGCATCGGCGGCGTCGACGCGGAAGCGGCGCTGCGGGAAGCGGCCGTTTCGGATGCGGACGATCGCGTGAAGGAAGCCGCCGAGCGGGCGCTTGCGCGGCTGCGGGAAGGGGATTCCGGCGGCGAAGCGAAGCGTCGCCGCCCGGCAAAGCCGAAAACACCGGTTCGACAATAG
- the nadE gene encoding ammonia-dependent NAD(+) synthetase encodes MSLQQEIIAKLGVKPTIDADEEIRRRVDFLKDYVKKSGTTGLLIAISGGVDSAVTTGLCKMATDELSAETGKEYITLGVFQPYNEQEDIHHSYAVAEAFKLTHKVETNIAEAVDEIALETEYAFKSLGIHRHISRGGKGNVKARTRMVVQYALAFDLNLLVVGTDHASEALTGFYTKWGDGAVDVTPLSSLNKRQVRQLARRLGVPAEVVDKAPTAGLWEGQTDEGELGVSYEANSDYLEGKEIDAKAREILERHYLRTEHKRQPIPGI; translated from the coding sequence GTGAGTCTTCAGCAGGAAATTATCGCCAAGCTTGGCGTCAAGCCGACGATCGACGCCGACGAGGAAATCAGGCGCCGGGTCGATTTTTTGAAAGACTACGTCAAAAAGTCGGGAACGACCGGCCTGTTGATCGCGATCAGCGGAGGCGTGGACAGCGCCGTGACGACCGGACTATGCAAAATGGCGACCGACGAGCTTTCCGCGGAAACGGGGAAGGAATACATAACGCTCGGCGTATTTCAGCCGTACAACGAGCAGGAAGACATCCACCACAGCTACGCCGTGGCCGAGGCGTTCAAGCTGACGCACAAAGTTGAGACGAATATCGCCGAAGCGGTGGACGAAATCGCGCTGGAAACCGAGTACGCGTTCAAATCGCTCGGCATTCACCGGCACATCAGCCGCGGCGGCAAAGGCAATGTCAAGGCTCGCACGAGAATGGTCGTTCAGTACGCGCTTGCGTTCGACCTGAATCTGCTCGTCGTCGGGACCGATCACGCATCGGAGGCGCTGACCGGCTTTTACACGAAATGGGGCGACGGCGCGGTCGACGTGACGCCGCTGAGCTCGCTTAACAAGCGGCAGGTGCGCCAGCTTGCGCGCCGTCTCGGCGTTCCGGCGGAAGTGGTGGACAAGGCCCCGACGGCAGGATTGTGGGAAGGGCAAACGGACGAGGGCGAGCTCGGCGTTTCCTACGAGGCGAACAGCGATTACCTCGAAGGCAAGGAAATCGACGCGAAGGCCAGGGAAATTCTGGAGCGCCATTACCTGCGGACCGAGCACAAGCGCCAGCCGATTCCCGGCATTTAA
- the acpS gene encoding holo-ACP synthase: protein MIVGIGLDLVELQRMEGILAGQAGERFVARVLTDAEQERYRALPQRRAVEFAAGRFAVKEAVVKALGCGIGAAVGFRDIEVLPDAGGKPVCSVSARAWERLGLAAGERIVHVAITHERSTAAATAIVEDRR, encoded by the coding sequence ATGATCGTCGGGATCGGACTGGACTTGGTCGAGCTGCAGCGGATGGAAGGCATTCTCGCCGGGCAAGCGGGGGAGAGGTTTGTCGCGCGCGTGCTTACGGACGCGGAGCAGGAGCGTTACCGCGCGCTGCCGCAGAGGCGGGCCGTCGAATTCGCGGCCGGACGCTTCGCCGTCAAGGAAGCCGTCGTCAAGGCGCTGGGATGCGGGATCGGAGCGGCCGTCGGCTTTCGCGACATCGAGGTGCTGCCCGATGCCGGAGGCAAGCCCGTGTGCAGCGTATCGGCGCGAGCCTGGGAGCGGCTGGGCCTTGCGGCGGGGGAGCGGATCGTTCACGTGGCGATCACGCACGAACGCAGCACCGCGGCCGCGACGGCCATCGTGGAAGACCGGCGATAA
- a CDS encoding superoxide dismutase — MAHELPALPYSKEALEPHIDATTMEIHHGRHHNTYVTNLNKALESAPELAGKSVEELIADLNAVPESIRTAVRNNGGGHANHSLFWQTIAPNAGGAPTGALAAAIDSELGGFDKFKETFTAAATTRFGSGWAWLALGKDGKLKVYSLPNQDSPIMEGDTPLLGLDVWEHAYYLKYQNKRPDYIAAFWNVVNWEKVGSLYDAAKK, encoded by the coding sequence ATGGCACATGAATTGCCCGCGCTTCCGTATTCGAAAGAAGCTCTCGAACCGCATATCGACGCTACGACGATGGAGATCCACCACGGCCGCCATCACAACACGTATGTTACGAACCTGAACAAAGCGCTGGAGTCCGCTCCGGAACTCGCCGGCAAGAGCGTAGAAGAACTGATCGCCGACCTGAACGCCGTACCGGAAAGCATCCGCACCGCCGTTCGCAACAACGGCGGCGGCCATGCCAACCACTCGCTGTTCTGGCAAACGATCGCTCCGAACGCAGGCGGCGCTCCGACCGGCGCCCTGGCTGCCGCGATCGACAGCGAGCTGGGCGGCTTCGATAAATTCAAAGAAACGTTCACGGCTGCCGCCACGACCCGCTTCGGCTCCGGCTGGGCTTGGCTCGCGCTGGGCAAAGACGGCAAGCTGAAAGTGTACAGCCTGCCGAACCAGGACAGCCCGATCATGGAAGGCGACACGCCGCTGCTCGGCCTGGACGTATGGGAGCACGCTTACTACCTGAAATACCAAAACAAGCGCCCCGACTACATCGCCGCTTTCTGGAACGTCGTCAACTGGGAAAAAGTCGGCTCCCTCTACGACGCCGCGAAGAAGTAA
- a CDS encoding c-type cytochrome, whose amino-acid sequence MVNHPCLSQPRAFKKIAAVASAVGLAVILAACGKGGSTAAPSGSPVEGPEETLILYRDNCVSCHGADLAGKMGDPSDLRNVGDRLTREQIREQIVQGGDLMPAFGGRLTDEEIDALAAWLANR is encoded by the coding sequence TTGGTAAATCATCCCTGCCTGTCGCAGCCGCGCGCCTTCAAAAAAATTGCCGCCGTCGCTTCGGCCGTCGGCTTGGCCGTTATCCTCGCCGCATGCGGAAAAGGCGGATCGACCGCCGCCCCGTCCGGCTCCCCGGTCGAGGGACCGGAAGAGACTCTAATCCTGTACCGCGACAATTGCGTTTCCTGCCACGGAGCCGATCTGGCCGGAAAAATGGGAGACCCCTCCGATTTGCGGAATGTCGGCGACAGATTGACCCGCGAGCAAATTCGCGAGCAGATCGTCCAGGGCGGGGACCTCATGCCGGCGTTCGGGGGCCGTCTGACCGATGAAGAAATCGACGCCCTCGCCGCCTGGCTCGCGAATCGTTGA
- the folE gene encoding GTP cyclohydrolase I FolE has translation MAGLKDYTNTAVSRNREQIEHHVREILKLIGEDVEREGLLDTPARVTRMYEEIFAGYEVDPRDVLGVTFDEKHEELVIVKDIVYYSQCEHHMAPFFGKAHIGYIPSGKIAGLSKLARLVEAVTRRLQVQERITSQIADILEESLDPHGVMVVVEGEHLCMCSRGVKKPGSKTVTSAVRGQFRNSSALRSEFLSLIKE, from the coding sequence GTGGCCGGATTGAAGGATTATACGAATACCGCCGTTTCGCGCAATCGCGAGCAGATCGAACACCACGTTCGGGAAATATTGAAGCTGATCGGGGAGGATGTCGAGCGCGAAGGCCTGCTCGATACGCCGGCCCGCGTGACGCGGATGTACGAGGAAATATTCGCGGGCTACGAAGTCGATCCGCGCGACGTGCTCGGCGTGACGTTCGACGAAAAGCACGAGGAGCTCGTCATCGTCAAGGATATCGTTTACTACAGCCAGTGCGAGCACCATATGGCGCCGTTTTTCGGCAAAGCCCATATCGGCTATATTCCAAGCGGCAAAATCGCGGGCCTGAGCAAGCTGGCCCGGCTCGTGGAGGCGGTCACCCGCAGGCTGCAGGTGCAGGAGCGGATCACGTCGCAAATCGCCGACATTCTCGAGGAGTCGCTCGATCCGCACGGCGTCATGGTCGTCGTCGAAGGCGAGCATCTGTGCATGTGCTCCCGCGGCGTCAAGAAGCCGGGAAGCAAAACGGTAACGTCGGCCGTGCGCGGCCAGTTCCGCAACAGCTCGGCGCTGCGATCGGAATTTTTGTCGTTGATCAAAGAGTAG